One Gemmatimonadota bacterium genomic window, CAGGCGGGCGTGATCTGGGCGGGCTCGAACGACGGTCTGGTTCAGGTGACGCGCGACGGGGGAGAGAGCTGGACAGACGTGACGCCGCCGGACATGCCGCCGGAGGGTCGTATTCAGACGATCGATCCCTCCCCGCACTCGGCGGGAAGGGCGTACTTCGCCGCATACCGCACGTTGTTGGGAGACTTCACGCCGTTCATCTACAAGACCGAGGACTTCGGCGAGAGCTGGACCCTGCTCACGACCGGTGACAACGGCATCCCCTCGGACTTCCCGACGCGCGCGATCCGGGAGGATCCTGTTCGCGAGGGCCTGCTGTACGCCGGGACCGAGTTCGGGATGTTCGTCTCACTGGACGACGGAGAGAGCTGGGAGCCGTTCCGGTTCAACATGCCGGTGACGCCGATCACCGACATCAAGCTGCACCAGGGCGATCTGGTCCTCTCCACGATGGGTCGATCGTTCTGGATCATGGACGACCTCACTCCGCTGCGGCAGTTGGGTGAGGCGATCGCCGCTGGAGGTCCCCACCTCTTTCAGCCGTCGGACGCTTACCGCCGGCGCGGCGGTGGCCGTGGTGGCAGTGGCGGCGGGTCGCCCGACCAGCCGCAGTACTCGCAACGTGGTGCCGTGATCGACTACATGCTGACCGTCGCGGCGTCGTCGCTCCAGCTCGAGATACTGAATGGCGCGGGGGAGGTCGTGCGTACGTTCGAGGCCGGAGGCGACAGCGTCCGGACCGAGACAGCTCAAGAGATGCGCGGTCCGTTCCAGCGCTCCTCGGGGCAGGCCCGCCTGGGCAACGGCCTCGGCGTGCATCGCTTCGTTTGGGATCTCAGCGTTCCGGGCGCGACCGGTTCTCGGCGCGCGGGCCCGACGGTGGTGCCGGGCACGTACCAAGCCCGCCTCACGGTGGACGGCCAGACTCACACCCGCAGCTTCGAGCTTCTGATCGATCCTCGTGTCGCGGCGGACGGCGTAACGCAAGCGGACCTGCAGGCGCAGTTTGACTTGGGGCTCGAGATCCTGGCGGCTATCGAGGATGCGAGTGGCACGATCGAGAAACTCGAGGGCGCGATGGCTCGGGTCGCCGAAGGCAGCAGCGTCGAGGAGCAACTCAAAGAGATCGAGGCCGCGCTCGTTACGGACGGGACGATCTCGAGCTACCCGCAGCCCATGCTCGCGGATCAGCTCTCGTATCTGTACGGCAATACGCAGAGCGCCGACCAGAAGCCTGCGGCAGACATGTATGGGCGGCTCGAAGTTCTCGTGACTGAGCTCGAGCAGCACAAGCAGCGGCTGGAGCGGCTGATGCGGACGATCGCCGACGGGTAGCGGGAGGCCTTCGGCCTGCTGGTCCCGCGAATGCCGGGCCGCTACTCCTCTCTCAGAGCTTCCGTGGGAGCGATCCGCGTGGCCCTCATGGCGGGCACCAGGCTCGCGAGCATGCCGATTCCCAGCAGCGTGAGCGGCAGCAGCGTGAAGCTGAGCAGGTCGGTCGACTCGACCCACGACATCTTCTCGAGAAGCCTCGTGGCGAACCACGCGGCCGCGATGCCGATCGTTATGCCTGCAACGACCGGCCTGGCTCCCTCACCCAAGATCATTCTCGTGATCTCCGCTCGTTCGGCACCGAGTGCGATACGAACGCCGATTTCCCGCGTTCGTCCCGCGACGGAGTATGAAATGACTCCGTAGATTCCGACGCCTGCCAGGATCAACGCGATCACCGCGAAAACGCCGAGTAGGTTGGTCATGATTCGAGAGCTGGAGAACGAGTCCGAGACGATGTCCTCCATCGTCTTGAGTTGGTACAAAGGGAGGTCTCGATCGAACTCGGCCACGGCGGCTCGCATGCCGGGTACCAGACTCTCGGGCTCCAGTCCCGTTCGCACTGCGATACCGAGCGACCGGGGAACGAAGTAGGTGGAAATCCCCGATTGCGACTGCGGCACGTAAACGTGCGGATACGGCTCGTCGGTCACCTGTGAGGTGACAGGGTCCGGTACCAGTCCTACGATCGTGATCCAGGGCACGGAGTCTTGCATCTGGTAGCCGAAACGCTTGCCGATCACGCTCTCGCCCGGCCAGAAGCGCGACGCCATGGTCTCGCTGACCACCGCCACCATCTCGTCGCGACGTCCGTCCTGGGGCGTGAGACTGCGACCCTCCAGGATCGGGATCCCGAACGTCTCGAAGTAGTCGGTGGCGACTCGGCTGATGCCGGCGTTCCAAGCGAGGGTGCCGTCCTGTCGCGGCGGACGGTCGTCGAGCTCGAAGTCCCACTGTCCTATTCCGCCGAACGGCAAGCTCGACGCTCCGGTAGCTTCCGTGACGCCGGGCACGGCGCGAAGTCCTTCCAAAAGACGCTCGAACTCGGACGGAATCAGTTCGGTGTCCGGGTACGCCGCCGTCGGCAGTGAAATCGAAAACGTCATCAGGTTGTTAGGATCGATGTGGGGATCAGTGTTGGTCAAGGTGGAGAAGCTGCGCACGACCAGACCGGCGAGAATCACCACTACCAGGCTGAGTCCGACCTCACCGGTCACCAGTAAGCGTCGCAGGGAGGCGCTCCTGCGGCCGCCCACGGTGCGGCTTGCCGAGCCCGCCAGTGAAGAGGCAGCTCGCTGTCCCGCGAGGAACGCGGGGGCGATTCCGAACAGGAGCGCGGTGAGCAACGCGACGCCGAGAGTGAAGAGCAGAACGCTTCCGCCCATCTCGACCTCATCGAGCCTGGGCAGTGCCTCGGGGTCCATCGCGATCCAGACGCTCGTTCCCAAATAGGCGAGCCCGAGCCCGAGCACGGCCGCGGCGCCCGCGAGCACGAGGCTCTCGGTAGCGAGCTGACGAGTGATGCGCGCGCGGCCGGCCCCGAGTGCAGTGCGCATTGCTACCTCGGAGTGTCGGCGTTCTCCGCGGGCGAGTAGGAGGTTCGTGATGTTCGCGCAGGCGATGAGCAGCACGAGGCCGACTGCGGACATCAGCAGCATCAAGCGCTCGGGCGCGTCCGCGACGACTTCCGTGTGGAAGTCGTTCGCCCACAGGAAGTGGGCCTCGTTGTGCTCGAATCCCGCTGCCCGACGTCGCTTTATGACTTCGAGCTCGGCGTGCACGTCCGCCATCGTCTTGCCATCCGCGAGACGTCCGATCGCGTAGTAGCCGTGGCTCGCACGGCCGCCCTCGTTGCTGCGGTCCAGTCCCAACAGCAGCCAGGCCATTGTACCCGAAGTGAACTCGAAGTCCTCGGGCATCACGCCGATGACCTCGGTGGAGATTCCGTTCATTACGATCGACGTTCCGATGATCGCCGGATCGGAGCCGTAACGCGTTTTTCAGAGGCCGTGGCCGAGTATCGTGACCGCCGGCCCGTTCGCCACGTCCTCCTCAGGCGTGAACAGACGTCCGAGGGTCGGTAGCACGCCCAGCGTCGGCAGAACGGAGTGCGAGACGAAGCCGACCCGGATCCGTTCGGCGTCCATCGTCTCCCCGGTCAGCGAGCGCGAGCCCGGCTCGAAGACTCCCATCGACTCTAAGGTCTCGGTCGACTCCGCGTAGTCCAGGTA contains:
- a CDS encoding ABC transporter permease, with the translated sequence MNGISTEVIGVMPEDFEFTSGTMAWLLLGLDRSNEGGRASHGYYAIGRLADGKTMADVHAELEVIKRRRAAGFEHNEAHFLWANDFHTEVVADAPERLMLLMSAVGLVLLIACANITNLLLARGERRHSEVAMRTALGAGRARITRQLATESLVLAGAAAVLGLGLAYLGTSVWIAMDPEALPRLDEVEMGGSVLLFTLGVALLTALLFGIAPAFLAGQRAASSLAGSASRTVGGRRSASLRRLLVTGEVGLSLVVVILAGLVVRSFSTLTNTDPHIDPNNLMTFSISLPTAAYPDTELIPSEFERLLEGLRAVPGVTEATGASSLPFGGIGQWDFELDDRPPRQDGTLAWNAGISRVATDYFETFGIPILEGRSLTPQDGRRDEMVAVVSETMASRFWPGESVIGKRFGYQMQDSVPWITIVGLVPDPVTSQVTDEPYPHVYVPQSQSGISTYFVPRSLGIAVRTGLEPESLVPGMRAAVAEFDRDLPLYQLKTMEDIVSDSFSSSRIMTNLLGVFAVIALILAGVGIYGVISYSVAGRTREIGVRIALGAERAEITRMILGEGARPVVAGITIGIAAAWFATRLLEKMSWVESTDLLSFTLLPLTLLGIGMLASLVPAMRATRIAPTEALREE